TTGTTTTGCTTGCCATCCAGCCTTAATCCGGGCTTGTTCTGCTTGTCGTTCAGCTTGAATCCGGGCTTGTTCTACTTGTCGTTCAGCCTGAAGTCGTGCTTGTTCTGCGCGTTTAGCTTTTTCAGCCGCTATACGCTCCTTTAAAACTTCAATCCAGGAGTTAAGAACATCACGGGTAAAATAAAACTCAAGCTTGTATCCACTCTGACTATAAATTTTTGTAGTTATATTCCAAACCATATCATCATGGTGGGACAGTAGATGATTTAAACCTTCATCTGTAAGTGGTATAACCTGATCTAAATGATCAGTAATTACTTTTCTCAGGATATGTATCTCATAGTCTTGATTATTTATAGTCATTAAAACCTCGGTAAAAAAAAGTTTATTATACCCCCATGAATGATTTTAATATTAATTACGAATTATAAAACCGATTCAGCCAAAGCCACAGCACCCCAAAGCGGCGCATCATCACCCAAAGCCGCCGGGACAACTTTAAAATCAACTTCCGGTAAAGCCGTTTCCCGTGACACCTTTCGCACCACATTCCACCAATTATTCCCAGCCTTAATTACACTCCCACCCAAAATAAACAACTGGGGATTAATTAAATTCGCCACATTACCAATACCCACACCCAAAGCCCAAGCACCCTTAAATAAAACATCCCGCGCTAACTCATCACCTTGCGCCGCAGCATCACTCACCACCTTTCCCGTAATCAAATCCAAATTATCACTCACCAACCCCCTCAAAATCTCTCCTCCGCGTCCTCTGCGCCTCTGTGGTTCGTTTTCCAAAAATTCCCTAACATTCCTCGCCATATAAGGCCCCGAAGCCAACCTTTCCACACATCCCCGCTTCCCACACAAACACATAGGCCCCGCAGGATCGACAACCATGTGTCCAATTTCACCAGCCATTCCGCCCACACCCCGCCAAGGCTGGCCATTGAGTATCCAACCACCACCGACACCAGTACTAATAGTGATATAAAACAAGCTATCGTGTCCCTCACCAGCACCAAAGCGATATTCACCCAAAGCCGCCACATTAGCGTCATTGTCCACAATCACAGGAACGCTAAACTCATTCTCTAGCAACTCTTTGAGGGGAATATTTTCCCAACCAGCCACATGATGAGACAGTCGCACAGTCCCAGTGTCAGCATCTACTGGCCCCCCAAAACTGACACCAATCGCATCAGGTTTTTCTTCTTGGATTAAAGAATTAATCAGCGATCGCATGATGTCCAAGTCAGTGCTAGCATTGGCATGATCTGGCGAAAGGCGACGTTCATAGCTTA
This genomic interval from Nodularia sp. LEGE 06071 contains the following:
- a CDS encoding ROK family protein; this translates as MTLILALDFGGTKLAAAAVNSGSREWLSYERRLSPDHANASTDLDIMRSLINSLIQEEKPDAIGVSFGGPVDADTGTVRLSHHVAGWENIPLKELLENEFSVPVIVDNDANVAALGEYRFGAGEGHDSLFYITISTGVGGGWILNGQPWRGVGGMAGEIGHMVVDPAGPMCLCGKRGCVERLASGPYMARNVREFLENEPQRRRGRGGEILRGLVSDNLDLITGKVVSDAAAQGDELARDVLFKGAWALGVGIGNVANLINPQLFILGGSVIKAGNNWWNVVRKVSRETALPEVDFKVVPAALGDDAPLWGAVALAESVL